TAGGCATCCTGCCATATATCCTGGCAGCATCCATCAGCGCAATAATGTTTTCCGGAGGTGTCCCTATGGGTATCTGACATCCGGTGCTTAATATATATCCTTTTGGATTATCATAAGTTTTCCTGAGGCATTCTTTGGCCTCCGCCAAAATATGCTCGCGAGTCCCCTTCATTATGGTGTCAATAGGACGCACATTCCCCATCAGGCAAACCTTATCTCCTACAGTCACCTTTGCATCGGCTAAATCGATCACGTTATCCAGGCTTAAAAGCGGAGCGCCGGTATCCACCATGCCCTGCCAGATTTTTTTTGAATTGCCGCAGATATGCAGGCTGGGTCTTGTACCGCAACGCTCAAAAATCCGCTCAACGTATTTCTTTAAATACGGAACAGCAAACTCTTCAAAATTTTTGGCGCTGATTATATTTCCCGTGGCAGTAGGCTCGGCAATACTGGGAATCAGGCCCAAATCGCACACCGCATCAATATATCTTAATGCGCTTTCAGTTACGAGTTCCAGGAGACGGTGGGCCATTTCCGGTTTTTTTTGCAGATCCCTGAGAAAGTTTTCCGTACCCCGCAAGCCGGCCGCTGCGGTGAAGGGCCCTCCTACCCCACTGCCGATATTCACCTGGCTGCCTATTTCCTGATCAATTATTTGAAGCGCTTTTAAAATGAGAGGAAGCCTGCCGTCACTGTGCGGATCAGCAGGTTTCAGCCTGTCAAAATCAGTGTAATCTTTTAAAACAGGCTCACTGACAAAGGACAGGCCATCATCGGGAAATTTCAATTTCGTTCCCATAGCCTCTGGTATGGCGTGCAAACCCGGCCCTACACCTACACCATCATGGCCAAACATTCGGAAACAAGTTATTTCAACTTCAGCCATCAGCTCGGGCGAATGATAGTAGGCAGACAATTTCTTCCCTGTAAGGTGTGTCTGGGTTTCACCCATAAGCGGAATACAAGGTATACGATCGATTTCTTCTCCTTTTGCGAATGCGCTCATTCTCTCTTTGGGAGTCATTTCATCTTTCTTTGGTATCAAGTTCACAAAAACCAGGCCCCCTTGATAACGATCGGATTAAACAAATACAGGTTATATTTACTTCTGCGATGATATAATTCCTTTATTTTAGTAATCTGATTATTTTATCACTCGACCCATAAATGATAATAATTTTGCCCCTGCATCAATCCGATTTTAGTAGGAACATATCAGGAACATATCAGGAACATATATTTTAAAAAAGCAGACTTTGCTATTGTTTAAAAGAGATTAAAGAATGAGCTATTATAGATAGATGGTGAGTGAACAAAATCAGAACCGGGATACCTGATTAAAAGTCTTAGAAAATATGTCAGAAGCTTGATAAACGGAAAGAGCGGATATGCAAAAACTTCTAAAAAACAAAAGCCGCACCCTTTTATAGGTGCGGCTAATCTACGCGTCATTACTTCGTATCGGTTATCTTTATTTCCTGAGTTGAACTATCCCATTCCACCTTGCAGCCCAGCTGCTCGGCGATGAATCTTAACGACAGAAGGGTGGTTACGCTATGCTTTAACGAGACCAATACAAAACAGAAAATTTAATTTTTACGCTATAGATAAATAAGCCACTCTTGAACTCCAGTATATCAAGGATTGTAAAATTAAGGCATATTAATTTCCAGGTATGATACCATAAATTACAGGTTTTTAATGTAAACTTTTCATGATAGCCTGAAATTGATGTTTCTGTAAGAAATATAATCCATCCAGTCTTATTCAGTCAGTCAGTCAGTCATTATTCCGAACAAAAGAAAACCAGTCTCCTTTTAGTAAGAGACTGGCTGAACAAAGGAACACTACCTGTATTTCCCCCCTTCTTTATAGGCTAAAATATCCGCCCTTGCCTCACCTAACTTTTCTGTAAAAACCTTTTCAAACCAGGCAGCCCTGTTCCTGGTGGGCGGGTATTGCCTGTATTTATCGCTAACCTTGCAGATTGCCTCAATCACCTCAGCCACACCGAAATTTAATTCTCCGGCTATCCTGAGCGCTGTCGGCAGCAGGTCAATAAAACCGGCGCTAACAAAATACATATCCAAACTATACATGCATTGTTCTGTATTTGAAGCGGTTTTTTCCAATAATAACTTATCACGCATTTGACTGTCCCCCGTGACTGTTTACTTTTTTATCTTGTTTTGCAGCCTGAAATCCTCGCCATTCATATTGAGAATGACAGATAAATGTATTAATCTGCCGATCAGAGCCGCAGTCATATGTTCATCCCTGCCAAGAAAGGTGACCCACTTGGAAAATTCAAGATTTGATGTGACAATGGTGCTTTTGGTTTCGTATCTTGCCGCGAAGATCTGGAACAGCAAACTTGCTCCTGACGCGTCAAATGACAGATATCCAAGCTCATCAATAATCAGCACATCGCAGGCGTTCACGTTTTTTATGAACTGGCTCAAATGCTTCTCACTGGCGGCTTCAGTCATCTGCGTCACGAGATCTGAAGCTCTTTTAAACTTGACGGTATACCCTTTAGAAATAGCCTCAACGCCAAGAGCAATAACCAGATGGCTTTTCCCGGTTCCACAGTTGCCGACAGCAACTACATTTTGCTTTTGTTTGATAAAATCACAGGCGGCGAGTTTCATAACGGTATCTTTCTTCAGATCAGGCAGGCGTCCATCAAAGACAAAAGTATCAAGGGTTTGAATGATGGGGAAAGCAGCGTTTTTAATCCGGTATTTATACTTATTCTGCTCCTTAACAGAGTTTTCCGCACAGAGCAGGTTATACAGAATTTCTTCAGTTGAGGATTCATCTTTTAGATACGATTGGTAATCGGCAAAAGCCGGGAGCTTTAAGTTTTTAGCCAAAGAGACAATTTTATTATGGAAGCCGAAGTCGTCATTCTTCACTGGTCTGACGCCCCCTTTCAATCAGTTCATCATACTTATTAAAATCCACCGGCTTGACTTTAACACCGTCGCCGGCTGGATCCGCTGCTCCAGTCTGGATTTCCAGGTAAAAGCACACCAGATCATATGAGGGCGTACCTGTCGCATTAGCCTGCTTCACCGTCCAGAGCAGTGTGTCATGATCGATTTTTCTGCCCAGAAGGAGTATGTTTACCAATTGATAATTCTTATCCCGGTGTTTGCATAACTGCATAAATTCCGAGAGTTCACGGGGCAGTACTCCTTTTTTTAAAGGAGCCGCGTTTTTAATAGCTCTGGGTTTTCGCTCAAGGATTTCAAGGTAATGTTCGGGGATATACTGGTGGTCCGACTGGCGTAAGGCCTTCTTATGGCAGTATACTAAATTACCTTCCTGATATTCTTATACGGCTAAGAATATAGTTCAGGTTTGGATCATTAAAACTGAAACCTATAAACAAGAATGTTTTTGATACCGAGTCACCTTGCAAGGCAGTAGTAAACAACGAGTGCGTCAGCTCATACTTCTCATAATCGTCCCTTGTAATAACTGCCTTATGAACTTGACTGACATCCCCATGCATTTTATAAACAACTGCATCTCTATCGCTTAATGTTAGGACCCGCACCAAAATAACTCATAACTGCTCTTGAGCGAGTATTGCGTAATTCCAATCACCATGGAACT
Above is a window of Desulfotomaculum sp. DNA encoding:
- a CDS encoding uroporphyrinogen decarboxylase, which produces MTPKERMSAFAKGEEIDRIPCIPLMGETQTHLTGKKLSAYYHSPELMAEVEITCFRMFGHDGVGVGPGLHAIPEAMGTKLKFPDDGLSFVSEPVLKDYTDFDRLKPADPHSDGRLPLILKALQIIDQEIGSQVNIGSGVGGPFTAAAGLRGTENFLRDLQKKPEMAHRLLELVTESALRYIDAVCDLGLIPSIAEPTATGNIISAKNFEEFAVPYLKKYVERIFERCGTRPSLHICGNSKKIWQGMVDTGAPLLSLDNVIDLADAKVTVGDKVCLMGNVRPIDTIMKGTREHILAEAKECLRKTYDNPKGYILSTGCQIPIGTPPENIIALMDAARIYGRMPIDPEILT
- a CDS encoding ATP-binding protein; this encodes MKNDDFGFHNKIVSLAKNLKLPAFADYQSYLKDESSTEEILYNLLCAENSVKEQNKYKYRIKNAAFPIIQTLDTFVFDGRLPDLKKDTVMKLAACDFIKQKQNVVAVGNCGTGKSHLVIALGVEAISKGYTVKFKRASDLVTQMTEAASEKHLSQFIKNVNACDVLIIDELGYLSFDASGASLLFQIFAARYETKSTIVTSNLEFSKWVTFLGRDEHMTAALIGRLIHLSVILNMNGEDFRLQNKIKK